In the Candidatus Obscuribacterales bacterium genome, one interval contains:
- a CDS encoding glutathione S-transferase family protein — MIELYQFELSHYCEKIRLILDYKGLEYRKIEVTPGVGQLDLFRLSGQRQVPVLKDGETLVADSTAIALYLDRQYPDRPIIPVDARQRGLCLMMEEWADESIGINARKVMLSAFSQNSDLRTAALPKTTPDFLKTIVGAMPHEVLDVLSFGVGLGPETVKAARDAMRQNLEALCLLLTDSPYLLGDTPSLADFAVAGLSMYVKFPAGDYVSLPDSLKGRGVPGLADNAEYQIFWDWRDRLYASFRKVGAPQPSDGGAGPTRISID, encoded by the coding sequence ATGATTGAACTGTACCAATTTGAGCTATCGCACTACTGCGAAAAGATCCGCTTGATCCTCGACTACAAAGGGTTAGAGTATCGCAAGATTGAGGTGACGCCCGGCGTGGGGCAGTTGGATCTATTTCGCCTATCTGGCCAACGGCAGGTACCGGTGTTAAAGGATGGCGAAACGTTGGTGGCAGATTCAACGGCGATCGCTCTCTATCTAGATCGTCAGTACCCCGACCGGCCGATTATACCGGTTGACGCAAGGCAGAGGGGGCTTTGCCTGATGATGGAAGAATGGGCAGATGAATCGATTGGCATCAACGCCCGCAAGGTGATGCTCAGTGCCTTCAGCCAAAATTCCGACCTGCGAACGGCAGCGTTGCCCAAAACAACGCCGGATTTCTTGAAAACCATTGTCGGTGCTATGCCCCATGAGGTCTTGGATGTTCTCAGCTTTGGGGTGGGCTTGGGGCCCGAGACGGTGAAGGCTGCTCGGGATGCCATGCGCCAGAACCTAGAAGCGCTATGCCTGTTGTTGACCGATAGTCCCTACCTGCTAGGGGATACGCCTAGCTTGGCAGACTTTGCCGTGGCCGGTCTGTCGATGTATGTGAAGTTTCCCGCAGGCGACTACGTGAGTCTGCCTGATTCCCTTAAGGGGCGGGGGGTACCAGGGTTGGCCGATAATGCCGAGTATCAGATCTTTTGGGACTGGCGCGATCGCCTCTATGCCAGTTTCCGTAAGGTGGG